The Lineus longissimus chromosome 2, tnLinLong1.2, whole genome shotgun sequence genome window below encodes:
- the LOC135483425 gene encoding syntaxin isoform X2, with the protein MTKDRLAALKAAQSDDDDVQDDVAVNIDSGGFMDEFFEQVEEIRGMIDTIATKVDDVKKKHSAILSAPQTDEKVKSELEELMSDIKKTANKVRGKLKVIEQNIEQEEHSNKSSADLRIRKTQHATLSRKFVEVMNDYNACQIDYRERCKGRIQRQLEITGKTTTNEELEDMLESGNPAIFTQGIITETQQAKQSLADIEARHADIMKLEKSIKELHDMFMDMAMLVESQGEMIDRIEYNVEQSVDYIETAKMDTKKAVKYQSKARRKKMLIIICCVVLACVLALIIGLSVGLS; encoded by the exons GCACAgagtgatgacgatgatgtgcAAGATGATGTTGCTGTTAATATTGACTCTGGGGGTTTCATGGATGAGTTCTTCGAACAG GTGGAAGAGATACGTGGGATGATAGACACTATAGCGACGAAGGTTGATGATGTCAAAAAGAAGCACAGTGCAATACTCTCTGCCCCTCAGACTGACGAAA AGGTGAAAAGTGAACTGGAGGAACTAATGTCTGACATCAAGAAGACAGCAAACAAGGTTAGAGGGAAGTTAAAGG ttatTGAACAGAACATAGAACAAGAAGAACATTCCAACAAATCTTCAGCAGACCTTAGGATACGCAAAACACAG cACGCCACATTATCACGTAAATTTGTCGAAGTAATGAACGATTACAACGCATGTCAGATAGACTACAGGGAACGATGCAAGGGGCGTATCCAACGGCAACTGGAAATCA CcggaaaaacaacaacaaatgaaGAATTAGAAGACATGTTAGAATCAGGCAATCCTGCAATATTTACACAAGGG ataATAACAGAAACACAACAAGCGAAACAGTCGCTAGCTGATATAGAAGCCCGCCATGCAGATATCATGAAATTAGAAAAGAGTATAAAGGAATTACATGATATGTTTATGGATATGGCCATGCTGGTTGAAAGTCAG GGAGAAATGATTGACAGAATTGAATACAATGTTGAACAGTCTGTAGATTACATAGAAACTGCTAAAATGGATACCAAGAAAGCAGTCAAGTACCAAAGTAAAGCTCGAAGG AAGAAGATGTTGATCATCATCTGTTGCGTTGTGCTAGCTTGTGTCCTAGCTCTCATCATTGGCTTGTCTGTAGGACTCTCATAG
- the LOC135483425 gene encoding syntaxin isoform X1 codes for MTKDRLAALKAAQSDDDDVQDDVAVNIDSGGFMDEFFEQVEEIRGMIDTIATKVDDVKKKHSAILSAPQTDEKVKSELEELMSDIKKTANKVRGKLKVIEQNIEQEEHSNKSSADLRIRKTQHATLSRKFVEVMNDYNACQIDYRERCKGRIQRQLEITGKTTTNEELEDMLESGNPAIFTQGIITETQQAKQSLADIEARHADIMKLEKSIKELHDMFMDMAMLVESQGEMIDRIEYNVEQSVDYIETAKMDTKKAVKYQSKARRKKMMIIACVVIALIILILIIAIPIAIEQSK; via the exons GCACAgagtgatgacgatgatgtgcAAGATGATGTTGCTGTTAATATTGACTCTGGGGGTTTCATGGATGAGTTCTTCGAACAG GTGGAAGAGATACGTGGGATGATAGACACTATAGCGACGAAGGTTGATGATGTCAAAAAGAAGCACAGTGCAATACTCTCTGCCCCTCAGACTGACGAAA AGGTGAAAAGTGAACTGGAGGAACTAATGTCTGACATCAAGAAGACAGCAAACAAGGTTAGAGGGAAGTTAAAGG ttatTGAACAGAACATAGAACAAGAAGAACATTCCAACAAATCTTCAGCAGACCTTAGGATACGCAAAACACAG cACGCCACATTATCACGTAAATTTGTCGAAGTAATGAACGATTACAACGCATGTCAGATAGACTACAGGGAACGATGCAAGGGGCGTATCCAACGGCAACTGGAAATCA CcggaaaaacaacaacaaatgaaGAATTAGAAGACATGTTAGAATCAGGCAATCCTGCAATATTTACACAAGGG ataATAACAGAAACACAACAAGCGAAACAGTCGCTAGCTGATATAGAAGCCCGCCATGCAGATATCATGAAATTAGAAAAGAGTATAAAGGAATTACATGATATGTTTATGGATATGGCCATGCTGGTTGAAAGTCAG GGAGAAATGATTGACAGAATTGAATACAATGTTGAACAGTCTGTAGATTACATAGAAACTGCTAAAATGGATACCAAGAAAGCAGTCAAGTACCAAAGTAAAGCTCGAAGG aaaaagatgatgatcataGCATGTGTGGTGATAGCACTAATCATTCTCATCCTAATCATAGCGATACCCATTGCTATAGAACAGAGTAAATAA
- the LOC135483425 gene encoding syntaxin isoform X5 — translation MTKDRLAALKAAQSDDDDVQDDVAVNIDSGGFMDEFFEQVEEIRGMIDTIATKVDDVKKKHSAILSAPQTDEKVKSELEELMSDIKKTANKVRGKLKVIEQNIEQEEHSNKSSADLRIRKTQYSTISRKFIEVMNDYNKAQIDYRDGCKSRIKRQMEITGKTTTNEELEDMLESGNPAIFTQGIITETQQAKQSLADIEARHADIMKLEKSIKELHDMFMDMAMLVESQGEMIDRIEYNVEQSVDYIETAKMDTKKAVKYQSKARRKKMLIIICCVVLACVLALIIGLSVGLS, via the exons GCACAgagtgatgacgatgatgtgcAAGATGATGTTGCTGTTAATATTGACTCTGGGGGTTTCATGGATGAGTTCTTCGAACAG GTGGAAGAGATACGTGGGATGATAGACACTATAGCGACGAAGGTTGATGATGTCAAAAAGAAGCACAGTGCAATACTCTCTGCCCCTCAGACTGACGAAA AGGTGAAAAGTGAACTGGAGGAACTAATGTCTGACATCAAGAAGACAGCAAACAAGGTTAGAGGGAAGTTAAAGG ttatTGAACAGAACATAGAACAAGAAGAACATTCCAACAAATCTTCAGCAGACCTTAGGATACGCAAAACACAG TACTCCACGATTTCACGTAAATTTATCGAAGTCATGAACGATTACAACAAGGCACAAATAGACTACCGTGATGGGTGCAAAAGTCGCATCAAACGCCAGATGGAGATCA CcggaaaaacaacaacaaatgaaGAATTAGAAGACATGTTAGAATCAGGCAATCCTGCAATATTTACACAAGGG ataATAACAGAAACACAACAAGCGAAACAGTCGCTAGCTGATATAGAAGCCCGCCATGCAGATATCATGAAATTAGAAAAGAGTATAAAGGAATTACATGATATGTTTATGGATATGGCCATGCTGGTTGAAAGTCAG GGAGAAATGATTGACAGAATTGAATACAATGTTGAACAGTCTGTAGATTACATAGAAACTGCTAAAATGGATACCAAGAAAGCAGTCAAGTACCAAAGTAAAGCTCGAAGG AAGAAGATGTTGATCATCATCTGTTGCGTTGTGCTAGCTTGTGTCCTAGCTCTCATCATTGGCTTGTCTGTAGGACTCTCATAG
- the LOC135483425 gene encoding syntaxin isoform X9, which yields MTKDRLAALKAAQSDDDDVQDDVAVNIDSGGFMDEFFEQVEEIRGMIDTIATKVDDVKKKHSAILSAPQTDEKVKSELEELMSDIKKTANKVRGKLKVIEQNIEQEEHSNKSSADLRIRKTQHATLSRKFVEVMNDYNACQIDYRERCKGRIQRQLEITGKTTTNEELEDMLESGNPAIFTQGIITETQQAKQSLADIEARHADIMKLEKSIKELHDMFMDMAMLVESQGEMIDRVEYNVEQSVNYVETAVADTKKAVKYQSSARRVG from the exons GCACAgagtgatgacgatgatgtgcAAGATGATGTTGCTGTTAATATTGACTCTGGGGGTTTCATGGATGAGTTCTTCGAACAG GTGGAAGAGATACGTGGGATGATAGACACTATAGCGACGAAGGTTGATGATGTCAAAAAGAAGCACAGTGCAATACTCTCTGCCCCTCAGACTGACGAAA AGGTGAAAAGTGAACTGGAGGAACTAATGTCTGACATCAAGAAGACAGCAAACAAGGTTAGAGGGAAGTTAAAGG ttatTGAACAGAACATAGAACAAGAAGAACATTCCAACAAATCTTCAGCAGACCTTAGGATACGCAAAACACAG cACGCCACATTATCACGTAAATTTGTCGAAGTAATGAACGATTACAACGCATGTCAGATAGACTACAGGGAACGATGCAAGGGGCGTATCCAACGGCAACTGGAAATCA CcggaaaaacaacaacaaatgaaGAATTAGAAGACATGTTAGAATCAGGCAATCCTGCAATATTTACACAAGGG ataATAACAGAAACACAACAAGCGAAACAGTCGCTAGCTGATATAGAAGCCCGCCATGCAGATATCATGAAATTAGAAAAGAGTATAAAGGAATTACATGATATGTTTATGGATATGGCCATGCTGGTTGAAAGTCAG GGAGAAATGATTGACAGAGTTGAATACAATGTTGAACAGTCAGTAAATTACGTTGAAACTGCCGTTGCGGATACCAAGAAAGCAGTCAAGTACCAAAGTAGCGCACGAAGGGTAGGATAA